One Salminus brasiliensis chromosome 5, fSalBra1.hap2, whole genome shotgun sequence DNA segment encodes these proteins:
- the polr3c gene encoding DNA-directed RNA polymerase III subunit RPC3 — protein sequence MTVQEVRLCGLLLQEHFGEVVEKVGTELLRSGALNLRALAHQTSTPLDLVKKSLCVLVQHGMCVFGPGRRGPGGPVEYTVNCERILYMLRYPRYIYTAKSLYGDTGELVIEEILQRGQMTMSSTVKTVADRLTHSMEDGQSMEYGEVITAFTRLVETHFLQRCPPMDSAGTAAKASSASTDTPAAAPAAAQPESFPDCYKIPQVNLIGRGKRRRSSEDGEADERGAKKARLDNEVCGDEGIYWQVNFERFHLHFRHQAIISAVASKLDPTSSEIVRTMLRLSEVTTPANAAYTQALSANEIFRALPASYNIARPILDQYLSLLVDDPMEFVSKTGDSGGGMYVVNLHRALANLARATLESVVQERFGSRSARIFRLLLRKRHLEQKQVEDFAMIPAKEAKDMLYTLLSENLVQLQEIPKTPDFAPSRTFYLYTVNQLPTARLLLQNCYKAVGNLIERRLFETKENKRHLEKSQRIEAILASLQASGADGSQLADVEEMITAPERQQLEALRHHINKLDSSENQVDETIFLLESYVHSTQSSR from the exons ATGACCGTGCAGGAGGTGCGTTTGTGCGGGCTGCTGCTGCAGGAGCACTTTGGCGAGGTGGTGGAGAAGGTCGGGACGGAGCTCCTGCGGAGTGGAGCTCTAAACCTGCGGGCCCTAGCCCATCAGACCAGCACCCCACTTGACCTG GTGAAGAAGTCTCTGTGTGTGCTGGTTCAGCACGGGATGTGCGTGTTCGGTCCGGGACGCCGGGGTCCTGGGGGTCCAGTGGAGTACACGGTGAACTGCGAGCGCATTCTCTACATGCTGCGCTACCCACGCTACATTTACACAGCCAAGAGTCTGTACGGGGACACAGGCGAGCTGGTGATCGAGGAGATACTCCAGAGGGGTCAGATGACCATGAGCAGTACGGTCAAGACGGTGGCCGACAGGCTGACCCACAGCATGGAGG ACGGTCAGAGCATGGAGTACGGCGAGGTCATCACTGCCTTCACCCGTTTGGTGGAGACGCATTTCCTGCAGCGCTGCCCCCCCATGGATAGTGCGGGAACAGCAGCGAAGGCCTCTTCAGCGTCAACGGACACGCCTGCTGCTGCACCTGCTGCAGCTCAACCTGAGAGCTTCCCAGACTGCTATAAAATACCACAGGTCAACCTCATCG GTCGGGGTAAGCGCAGGCGGTCGAGTGAAGATGGCGAGGCAGATGAAAGAGGCGCAAAGAAAGCCAGACTGGACAACGAG gtgtGTGGTGATGAGGGGATCTACTGGCAGGTGAACTTTGAGAGGTTTCACCTACATTTCAGACATCAGGCCATCATCAGCGCTGTGGCCTCCAAACTGGACCCG ACGAGCAGTGAAATAGTCAGGACCATGCTGAGGTTGAGTGAAGTGACCACACCAGCTAATGCTGCTTACACACAAGCTCTTTCAGCGAatgag ATCTTTCGAGCTCTGCCTGCCAGCTACAACATCGCCAGACCCATTCTGGACCAGTATCTCAGTCTACTGGTGGACGATCCG aTGGAGTTTGTCAGTAAGACCGGCGACAGTGGAGGAGGGATGTACGTCGTCA ATTTGCACCGGGCGCTGGCTAACCTGGCCAGAGCTACGCTGGAGTCTGTGGTTCAGGAGAG ATTCGGTTCACGGTCGGCCCGGATCTTCCGCCTGTTGCTAAGGAAACGGCACCTGGAGCAGAAGCAGGTGGAGGATTTTGCCATGATTCCGGCGAAGGAAGCTAAAGACATGCTGTACACACTGCTGTCCGAAAACCTGGTCCAGCTGCAG GAAATCCCGAAGACCCCTGACTTCGCCCCCTCCCGTACCTTTTACCTGTATACAGTCAACCAGCTGCCCACAGCTAGGCTGCTGCTGCAGAACTGCTACAag GCGGTGGGAAACCTGATCGAGAGGAGGCTGTTTGAGACTAAAGAAAACAA GCGTCATTTGGAGAAGTCTCAGCGAATAGAAGCGATCCTGGCATCGCTGCAGGCCAGCGGGGCCGACGGGTCTCAGTTAGCCGACGTGGAGGAGATGATCACTGCGCCGGAGAGGCAGCAGCTGGAGGCTCTCCGCCATCACATCAACAA GTTGGACTCGAGTGAGAACCAGGTGGACGAGACCATATTCCTGCTGGAGTCTTACGTCCACTCGACGCAGTCTTCACGCTGA